One genomic region from Bacillus sp. SLBN-46 encodes:
- a CDS encoding DUF4030 domain-containing protein: MKNNVKYPKSVLDELQFKNEHKQYVLDKIKQQNGDDRLVTKKRTSRKVLFSSITAAAIFVILIGSANLSLGAAKVAAKIPYFHLFIQQEEYKHAAAEVIGDVANAKGYQLGSFELSIPDKEVKLGLRYSKSDYNNIKGHVEKNVNKALIANNFGSFDIITKRERVIVPEKEDPKVEKYQKESEALQQQIIAYLEKNHYEMPFPVEARINQFERFIYVAIPKTETRTEELKQFLDTTTALYGGKFKYRISKIDMKAREQELRWGKNNIISILVGGLMANKEFKVSGFSYSFHPLPLQITIKTSVDSSDDEAKDLAKRIEDEINSFIQTDDITKEVRNDPYEITILSKDKKKIN, from the coding sequence ATGAAAAATAATGTGAAGTACCCTAAATCTGTATTGGATGAACTACAATTTAAGAACGAACATAAGCAATATGTTTTAGATAAAATCAAGCAGCAAAACGGTGATGACCGATTGGTGACAAAAAAGAGAACCTCGAGGAAAGTGCTCTTCTCAAGCATCACCGCTGCCGCTATTTTTGTCATCTTAATTGGGTCTGCCAACTTGTCACTCGGTGCGGCCAAAGTAGCAGCGAAGATCCCTTACTTCCATTTGTTTATCCAGCAAGAAGAATATAAACATGCGGCTGCAGAAGTGATTGGCGATGTCGCCAACGCCAAAGGGTACCAGCTAGGCTCATTTGAATTATCCATACCTGATAAAGAAGTGAAATTGGGGTTGCGGTATTCAAAGAGTGATTACAACAACATCAAGGGCCATGTGGAGAAAAATGTGAATAAAGCTTTAATTGCCAATAATTTTGGAAGCTTTGATATTATCACCAAGCGTGAAAGAGTCATCGTTCCTGAAAAGGAAGATCCAAAAGTTGAGAAGTATCAAAAGGAAAGTGAAGCCCTTCAGCAGCAAATTATCGCCTATCTTGAGAAAAATCATTACGAGATGCCCTTCCCAGTAGAGGCTAGAATTAATCAGTTTGAGAGATTCATCTATGTAGCGATTCCAAAAACAGAAACAAGAACCGAAGAACTGAAGCAGTTCCTCGACACCACAACCGCTTTGTATGGCGGCAAGTTTAAGTATCGAATCAGTAAAATCGATATGAAAGCGCGCGAACAAGAATTACGCTGGGGGAAAAATAACATCATTAGTATTCTTGTAGGCGGTCTTATGGCGAACAAAGAGTTTAAAGTGAGTGGCTTTTCTTATTCCTTCCACCCGCTTCCACTGCAAATTACGATTAAGACATCCGTTGATTCATCCGACGACGAGGCGAAGGATCTCGCAAAACGTATTGAAGATGAGATTAACAGCTTTATTCAAACCGATGACATAACCAAAGAAGTTCGGAACGACCCATACGAAATTACCATTTTGAGTAAAGATAAAAAGAAAATCAATTAA
- a CDS encoding sigma-70 family RNA polymerase sigma factor — MYVIKRKEHSTPNEISYLSKDDQLAWLMDEYGDMVVRLAFTYVKNKELAEDISQEVFISCYNHLDDFQNRSTYKTWLYRITANKCKDVLKSWSYRNLQYKDFLQMILKSGAPTADMKMIENEEKELIFQQVLTLPLKLREVITLYYYEECTVDEIAKLLNLNTNTVKTRLHRGRNSLKTSLKGSNIYEK, encoded by the coding sequence GTGTATGTAATAAAAAGAAAAGAACATTCGACACCTAATGAAATTAGCTATTTATCTAAGGATGATCAGCTTGCATGGTTAATGGATGAATATGGAGATATGGTCGTCCGACTGGCGTTTACATATGTCAAAAATAAAGAATTGGCCGAGGATATCTCACAGGAAGTATTTATCAGCTGCTATAACCACCTAGACGATTTCCAAAACCGATCGACCTATAAAACCTGGCTATATCGCATCACTGCCAATAAATGCAAGGATGTCTTGAAAAGTTGGTCGTATAGAAACCTTCAATACAAAGACTTTTTACAAATGATTTTAAAAAGTGGGGCACCTACAGCAGATATGAAAATGATTGAGAATGAAGAGAAAGAGTTAATTTTTCAACAAGTGCTCACTCTCCCACTTAAATTGAGAGAAGTGATTACCCTTTACTATTATGAGGAATGTACCGTCGATGAGATTGCCAAGCTTTTAAATCTCAATACCAATACAGTAAAAACCAGGCTTCATCGCGGAAGAAATTCATTAAAAACATCATTAAAGGGGAGCAATATTTATGAAAAATAA
- a CDS encoding molybdopterin oxidoreductase family protein — translation MQQDGVFRSVCSLDCPDQCGLILHKRDGKIVKVEGDPEHPVTRGHICNKVRHMTERIYDEKRLNYPLKRVGAKGEGKFERVSWDEAIRTITTRWEDLITSDGPESILPYSFYGNMGRLTAEGMDRRFFNKLGASQLDRTICSSAGSVGYSYTMGSSVGIDPEDTIESKLILFWGINAVSTNMHQVALAQKARKQNGAKIIVIDVHKNQTGRLADWFIPILPGTDSALALGVMHILFAENLVDHDFLQTYTIGHEELREHVGQYDPDTVSTITGVPTEDIYKLARMYGKTSPSFIRIGNGPQHHDNGGMFVRTVSCLPALTGQWLLKGGGAIKGNSAYLAFNTSGLQRPDLLKKKTTRTINMNQIGDALLTLDPPIQSLYVYGSNPAVVAPSSQKVREGLGREDLFLVVHDLFLTETAMYADLVLPATSSFENMDFYTSYWHHYIQLQQPVMEPYGESKSNMEVFRLLAKGMGLDEPALEETEAEMIATALDYPRNTGLKGINYDALVEHSYMKAAVKPMFPGRLATPSGKIELYSERMREVGHPPLPTYLPVINDGDHPFQFVPGPNHNFLNSTFSNNAKHVTLEKEPRVHINQKDALPLGIGDGDLVRVWNNRGACELKASVGDNVLPGVVVTQGLWVDRDDAKQLVNQLTPDRIADMGGGATFFSGRVSLERIHK, via the coding sequence ATGCAGCAAGATGGGGTGTTCCGCTCTGTTTGCTCCCTCGATTGCCCTGATCAATGTGGGCTGATCCTACATAAGAGGGACGGAAAAATTGTGAAGGTTGAAGGCGATCCGGAACATCCGGTGACGAGAGGGCATATTTGCAACAAGGTTCGCCATATGACTGAACGGATTTATGACGAAAAGCGATTAAACTATCCACTCAAGCGAGTCGGAGCCAAAGGCGAAGGAAAGTTTGAGCGGGTCAGTTGGGATGAAGCCATCCGTACGATTACAACCCGTTGGGAGGATCTGATTACATCCGATGGTCCTGAGAGTATCCTTCCCTACAGCTTTTATGGAAACATGGGACGGCTTACTGCAGAGGGCATGGACCGCCGTTTCTTCAACAAATTAGGTGCTTCCCAGTTGGACCGGACGATTTGTTCCTCGGCCGGCTCTGTTGGCTACAGTTATACCATGGGCAGCAGCGTAGGAATCGACCCTGAGGACACCATCGAATCCAAACTCATCCTCTTTTGGGGGATTAATGCGGTAAGCACCAACATGCATCAGGTAGCCCTGGCCCAAAAGGCGCGGAAGCAAAATGGCGCCAAGATTATTGTGATTGATGTCCACAAAAATCAAACGGGTAGATTAGCAGATTGGTTTATTCCGATTTTACCAGGGACGGACAGCGCTCTTGCCCTTGGTGTGATGCATATTTTGTTTGCGGAAAACCTAGTGGATCACGATTTTTTACAGACCTATACGATTGGACATGAGGAACTGCGCGAGCATGTCGGCCAATACGATCCCGACACAGTTTCCACCATTACAGGTGTACCGACAGAAGATATTTACAAGCTTGCCCGCATGTACGGAAAAACCTCTCCTTCTTTTATCCGGATCGGGAACGGACCGCAGCATCACGATAACGGCGGCATGTTCGTCCGTACGGTTTCCTGTTTACCAGCCCTCACCGGCCAATGGCTTTTAAAAGGCGGCGGTGCAATTAAAGGAAATTCTGCGTATCTCGCATTTAATACGAGTGGTTTGCAGCGGCCGGACCTTTTGAAAAAGAAAACGACACGAACAATTAATATGAATCAAATTGGGGATGCGCTACTGACGCTTGACCCGCCTATTCAATCCCTGTATGTATACGGCTCAAACCCAGCCGTTGTTGCACCTTCTAGCCAAAAGGTGCGCGAAGGTCTTGGACGGGAGGACTTATTTCTCGTGGTTCATGATTTATTTTTAACAGAAACGGCCATGTATGCAGACCTTGTTTTACCAGCGACCTCCTCCTTTGAGAATATGGATTTTTATACCTCCTACTGGCACCATTATATTCAGCTTCAGCAACCCGTGATGGAGCCATATGGGGAGTCCAAATCAAATATGGAGGTCTTCCGATTGCTGGCAAAAGGAATGGGCTTGGATGAGCCTGCATTAGAGGAGACTGAAGCTGAGATGATTGCTACAGCCCTTGATTATCCGCGGAACACAGGCCTCAAGGGAATCAATTATGATGCCCTCGTCGAGCATTCATATATGAAGGCAGCCGTGAAACCGATGTTTCCTGGAAGACTTGCGACACCTAGCGGGAAAATAGAGTTATATTCTGAGAGAATGCGTGAGGTTGGGCATCCACCGTTACCAACATACCTACCAGTGATAAATGATGGGGACCATCCCTTTCAATTTGTTCCAGGACCTAATCACAATTTCTTAAACTCTACTTTTTCTAATAATGCAAAACACGTCACACTGGAAAAAGAACCACGTGTGCATATCAACCAAAAGGATGCCCTTCCGTTAGGAATTGGGGATGGAGACCTGGTGCGTGTGTGGAATAATCGTGGGGCGTGTGAGCTTAAGGCTTCTGTTGGAGACAATGTTCTTCCCGGAGTCGTGGTTACCCAAGGACTTTGGGTCGACCGAGATGATGCGAAACAGCTAGTCAACCAACTCACACCCGACCGCATCGCAGACATGGGCGGCGGCGCCACCTTTTTCTCGGGAAGAGTGAGCTTGGAGAGAATTCACAAATAA